The Acinonyx jubatus isolate Ajub_Pintada_27869175 chromosome A2, VMU_Ajub_asm_v1.0, whole genome shotgun sequence genomic sequence agctcttagattcattgatctgttttactgggttttggggttttttggggggggggattctatattgtttatttctgctctaatttttattatttctcttcttctgctggctttggggtttctttgctgctctgtttctagttcctttaggtgtgaggttagatcctgtatttggtatttttcttgcttcttgagagattcctggattgcaatgtgttttcctcttaggactgcctttgctgcatcccaaatggtttggactgtcatgtttcgttttcatttacttccatatattttaaaatttcctggttgacccattaattcttcagtaggatgttaatttccatgtatttgcaagctttccaaattttttcttgtggttgatttcaagtttcatagggttgtgatctgaaaatatacatggtatgatctcagtccttttatatttgttgaaggctgttttgtgacccagtatgggATCTgttttgaataatattccatgtgcatttgagaagaacgtgtattctgcttttggatgaaaagacctgaatatatctgttaagtccatctgatccaatgtgtcattcagagccgttatttccttactgattttctgacgagatgatctatccattgttgtaagtggagcgTTAAAGTCTCCTACAATTACAGTATTGTtatgtatagatttatttatgtttgtgattaattgattcatatatttgtgtTCCTTCATGTTAggagcataaacatttacaattgttatctcttcttgatggatagacacTTTAatgatgatataatgccctttttcatctcttgttacagtctttgttttaaaatctagtttgtctgatataagtatggctattccagctttcttttgacttccagtagcatgatagatggctctctatcccttcactttcaatctgcaggtgtcctcaggtctaaaatttgtcttttataggcaacatatagattGCTTTtggttggggcatttagtccattcgcgttcagagtgattattgaaagatacggatttagtgtcattgtgttatctgtaggtttcatgcttgtggtgatgtctctggtcctttgtagtctttgctgctttccactcccAGAATCCCCCTTGGGATCTCCCACAGGGCTCGTTCAGTAGTCATGCAttcctttagggtttttttttgtctgggaaacttttaatctgtccttctattttgaatgacagtcttgctggataaaaggattcttggctgcatatttttcctattcagcgcattgaatatttcctgccactctcttctggcctgccaagtttcagtggacaggtctgctactacctttATGTGTTTACCTTTGTAGGTTATggcctgtttgtccctagctgctttcagaattctctctttatctttgtatttcaacctccaactcttgattttggctcaggtcatgatctcagcatcatCGTGAGCTACTTGTCAGGCacagtgctgagtgtggagcctgcttgggattctttctctccctctttctctgcccctcccccactcgtgtacactctctctctcaaaaataaataaatagacttttaaaaaagaaaatatagaattttataaataGGTAACATTATAAAAGTGATCAAGTAGCAAGTTTCAATCATATGCATTAGGGTGAAGGACTCCCATTATTTTCAGTGTTATTAAGGGGACTACAGTCCTACAAATAGAAATgattaaggaagaaaaggcaggagTGTGTAGTTGCCATGAACTTGCACTAATATTCAAGAAATCATGGTTGAGGTGGTCATTGCTTTAAAACCACTGgatcctgggggcacctgggtgactcggttaaatggccaactcttgatctccgcttaggtcatgatctcacaattgtgagatcaagccccaactCGGAGCTCTAtgtgcagcatggagcctgctcgagattctctctctccctctccctctgctcctcctccactcatgtgtgtgctctctcgctctctctcaaaaaaaaaaaaaaaaaaagaaaagaagaagaatcatGAGAAGAGTAattatttctccaaattaaagaaacattaaaatccCAGAGGCACTACATCACAAATACAGAGTTGTCAAACCTCAGGAACTCAAATGGTCCTACATGAGAATTGGTTTCCCTGATCAACCAAACAGTGGTGAAATAAGAGCAGTATGTCTTTTTTGCTAAactgatttcacttttatttatcaCCAAAATCTTTGTATTTCAGTAACAAGAAAGGAGATCAGTTCATGTTTACCTCTTCATAATAAATGCATAagataaagtttgaaaaaataacttaaaacccAAACATAGCGATCAGAGTCGTAAATTTTCTTCCTAATGAAATGTGTTCTGGCATATCCATAAATGGAAGGGGTAGAggaatttgttaaatgaatatgaACTAATTTgtagagaaaagataaatggaCCTAAATAGTCTTTCTCCTCACAAATTTTTGGGAGATAGTGTTCTTAAACAAACAGAAGAGACATCTATCAtcatcactttgttttctttatttttaattagttgcAACCTTACTTCCAGTGTCCTGTGATTTGAAATTTCCTAACTGTTAGGGCACAAGCTTAAGTGCTGATGCCATTAATTTGAAATCTGTGAAATTAAAACTGGGACAAGAAAGGTTTCGTGAGAAAATACTGTGGATATCGTATAGTACTATGAGGTTAAACTTGctttgtaaaacaattttttgaacAAAGAACCTTATTTCCCAATAAAGAATCTAAGTTTTCTTAATTACACAAATTATAGAAGACACTTATTAAATAATAGTTTTAGTTGACTCATGGAGAGACGTCAACTGAGTAATTAAGAACCAGACCTGATGCCCAACCTCCTCCTGTAGGTTGAAACCCAGGCGGTGCCCAGATGCCTGCTTACCACTCTTCTCTCGTGGACCCTGACACCAAACTCATTGGAAACATGGCACTGTTGCCTATCAGAAGTCAGTTCAAAGGACCTGCCCCTGGAGAGACAAAAGATACAGATACTGTAGATGAAACCATTTATTACTTCAAAGCCAATGTCTTCTTCCAAAACTATGAGATTAAGAATGAAGCTGATAGAATCTTGATATATATAACTGTCTGCATTTCTGAGTGTCTAAAGAAACTCCAAAAGTGCAATTCCAAAATCcaaagtgagaaagaaatatatatgctGGGATTCACTAATTTTCCCACTCCTGGAGAGCCTGGTTTTCCACTTAATGCAATTTATGCCAAACCTGCAAACAAACAGGATGATGAGATGATGAGGGCCTATTTTGGCAGCTGAAACAAGAGACTTGACTGAGACTTTGTGAGAAAGTATTGGACCCTCGGCACGTGGTGGATTTGCTTGTGAAGAGACAGTTCATGAACGAGAGTCTTTCAGGACCTGGACAACAAAAGGAGCCTGGGCAGACACTTTTCCACAGCCATGGGCAGCATTTTACAGCAAGATGAAcacatttctttgcctttatttgATAAAGTTTTTTACAGAAGAGGTGTGTCTTCGCTTGAAGAGCCCTTTATCAATaatttgggtgggggagggaagaatggatTGTCGAAGGGTAATTGGAAATTTTCTGCAGTATTGAATTGGTGCTTAATAAGAACaagtaataataaagaaatttctgacattccaaaaaaataaataaagaccagaCCTGAAATGTGCCCTTTC encodes the following:
- the LOC106978834 gene encoding LOW QUALITY PROTEIN: actin-related protein 2/3 complex subunit 3-like (The sequence of the model RefSeq protein was modified relative to this genomic sequence to represent the inferred CDS: inserted 1 base in 1 codon; substituted 1 base at 1 genomic stop codon); this translates as MPAYHSSLVDPDTKLIGNMALLPIRSQFKGPAPGETKDTDTVDETIYYFKANVFFQNYEIKNEADRILIYITVCISECLKKLQKCNSKIQSEKEIYMLGFTNFPTPGEPGFPLNAIYAKPANKQDDEMMRAYFXQLKQETXLRLCEKVLDPRHVVDLLVKRQFMNESLSGPGQQKEPGQTLFHSHGQHFTAR